DNA from Agarilytica rhodophyticola:
TCTATGGCTGACGCTGTGAAATATGCATTATATCGAATATTGTATTGGGCGGGATCATAGAGGAGAGTGTGTAGAGCTAGGAGGCGTTGTCTTTTGCTGGGGAGAACTTTAATTTTTTCATCGAGGAGCGTTTTAATTTCACTATTTAATGCCAATACATCGACATCTTCCACGATAATATTTTGATTTTGATCGGGTAGAGGCTCTTCGATGTTTACCGCTACCACTTGAGTCGCCATCAGCAGTAACAAACTCACCACCGGTGTGAATTTTACATAAGACATGGCTATCACCTCCAGGTTTATAATTTTTTTGAGCGTAACCCTGTGCTGACATAGATATATATTATATAGCCTGTTATATCTATCTCTTGTTGTCGTAGTTTACCTCAATTTATAGACTTTTGTCGCACCCAATTAGTTGCACTTAACTATTCGTTTTTTCATATCAGCAATCAATAACATCGCGATAACTTGAGTTGCGGTTGAGGTAGGAGCATGAAGCTTTTCGTCATAATAAATAAAAATGCAAGCCAGGGATGGCTTGCTCATTGGCCTTAGGCCAATGCGAATCGTCCAATGCCAGCAAAATCACACTTTTGCGTAAAGCATTTGGCGATGACTTATGACCCAAAGGCAGGAAGCCTTTGGTCATAATAAATAAAAAGTCAGGTATAGATTTTGCGATAGGTTTTGTAAAAGTAGGGAATACCGCCCGTATGCGTCAATAAAATGACTTTTACAGAGAAAGATATGGCTGAACCTTTTTTCCAACATTTAAAATCCTTACCTGCAAGCATGTCCGCAGACAATGCTTGGCAAAATGTTAAAGGTTTAAGCCGAGGTAATTTGAGTGTACCAATACTGCTATTAATGCTGCTTGGTATGATGATGTTACCTCTGCCTCCTTTCATGTTGGATGCATTTTTTTCTTTTAATATTGCTTTATCTATAGTTGTTCTTTTAGTAGCTGTGTACGCCTTGCGTCCACTAGATTTTGCTGTATTTCCTACCATTTTGCTAATTGCTACCTTACTGCGTTTGGCTTTAAACGTTGCCTCCACCAGGGTGGTGTTACTGCGTGGGCATGAAGGTGGTGACGCTGCTGGCAAGGTTATACAAGCTTTTGGTGAAGTTGTGATTGGTGGTAATTATGCGGTAGGTCTAGTGGTGTTTATTATCCTCATTATTATCAACTTTGTTGTCGTAACTAAAGGTGCTGGGCGGATTTCAGAGGTGAGTGCGCGTTTTACTCTGGATGCCATGCCTGGCAAGCAGATGGCTATAGATGCCGACCTCAATGCTGGTATTATCGATCAAGATGAAGCCAGAACTCGCCGCGCTGATGTGGCGGCAGAAGCTGATTTTTACGGTGCTATGGATGGCGCAAGTAAATTTGTGCGCGGTGACTCTATTGCCGGTATTTTAATTCTTATTATCAATATTGTCGGTGGACTTGCTGTGGGTATGGCGCAGCACGACCTCGAGTTTGCCGATGCTACGCAAAAATACGTGCTGTTAACTATTGGTGATGGATTAGTAGCTCAAATTCCTTCCCTTTTGCTGTCTGTCGCGGCGGCAATTATGGTAACCCGTGTTAACAGCTCTGAAGATATGAATCGCCAAGTACTTTCGCAGATGTTTGAATCTCCGAAAGCTCTAGCGGTAGCCGCTGCGATCTTATTTTTAATGGGGATTATTCCAGGAATGCCCCATATTCCTTTCTTAGGATTAGCAATTATCTGTGCTTTTTTGGCTTACTACATCCATTACCGTAAGCAAGTAGAGGTGGTTGAAGAAGGAGGCTTTGTTGGTAAAAAAATAGGTGGCGAACCACATGCTAAAGACATTGGTGGCAATGTCAGCCCTGCACCAGCACTTGAAAACCACGCGAGTCCAGCGCCTGCGGAGCAAAGTGAAGTGAGTTGGAATGATGTTCAGCCAGTTGACATCATTGGTCTGGAGGTCGGTTACCGTCTTATCCCTTTGGTAGATAAATCACAAAATGGCGAGCTATTAGGGCGCATTAAGGGCGTTCGTAAAAAACTGTCGCAGGATCTGGGTTTTCTTATTCCAGCCGTCCATATCCGCGATAACCTAGACCTGCTCCCAAGCGCTTATGGCATTACTTTGATGGGGGTGATGGTGGGAGAAGGAGAGGTTTTTCCCGATAAATTTTTAGCGATTAATCCAGGGCAGGTATTTGGTAAGCTCGATGGTGTTAAGACTGTTGATCCTGCGTTTGGTTTGGAAGCGGTATGGATTGATGAGAGTAAGAAAGATCAGGCACAAACCCTAGGTTATACTGTGGTTGATCCCAGTACTGTTGTTGCTACCCATCTTAACCAAATTATTCAGGCACATACCCATGAGTTACTCGGCCATGAAGAAGTGCAAAAATGGTTGGATTTACTCGCGGAAAAATCGCCTAAGTTGGTGGAAGAGTTAATACCCAATACTATTGGTATTAATCAGTTACTTAAAACCTTACAGTCATTGTTAAAAGAACAAGTTCCCATTCGTGACATGCGCACTATTGCCGAAGCGTTGGCAGCTAATGCAAGTAAAAACTCTGATATTAATACTCTTACCGCGATTGCTCGTGCCGCACTTTCCCGTCAGATTGTTCAGAACATTGTAGGACAAGAAAATAACTTACCAGTTATTACTTTGGATTCCGCGCTGGAACAGTTGTTGCTTCAGTCAGTACAGCAAGCACAAAAAGCTGGCGCGGGTGAAAATGCATTTATCGAACCGCAGTTGGCAGAGCGATTAAATAATGCTTTGGTAAATGCGGCTAAGCAACAAGAAATCAAGGGTAAAGTAATTGTGTTGTTAGTATCCGCACCAATACGTCATTTGTTATATCAGTTTGTGCAATTCAATATTCGAGATATGCATGTATTGGCATATAACGAAGTGCCGGACAACAAGCAAATTACCATTGAAGCAAGTGTTGGTGACGAAGTTTTAAATACTAAACCATCGCGTTGACACTCAATAAGCTAATACCCAATAACTGGGCCTACATGAACAACGTGGGAGTATATGGATGAAGACAGATAATACAAATAAACTTGTTAAGCGATTTGTTGCTCCAACAATGACTCGAGCACTGGAATTAGTGCAGCAAGAGTTAGGGCCTGAAGCTGTTATTCTATCCAGTAAGCGCTTGAGTAAAGGTGTAGAAATTGTCACATCCTTAGAGCCAGATTTACCTACCAGAGGAATCGAATCTCGTCGCCAGTTTGGTCAGAAATTTGACGCAGACGTTGACACTGCTTTCTCCAGTGACGAAGCATGGCAAGAGCAAGCTGGTATAGAAAAAGCTGCGGCATTTTATGGCGGTACCACTGAGCATAATGCTGAACAGTTCTCATCTAAGTCGCCTGAGCAACTAGCAAAAGAGATAGAAATAGCGCGCGAGAAAATGTTTGCTGCAAAAAGAAAAGCTCAGCAGCAGGCCCAACAGCAGGTAGATATTAATCAAAATCTTCATGCTCAAAGTGCGACAAAACCAACACTGTCGTTTGAGCCGCTGACAAATAGTACAGCGTCTGTTAACGGACGTGAAAGCTTCTCTGAAACTCTAAGCACTGTGACCCAAGAAGAAAAACAACAATTAGAGTCGTTAAAAAATGATATTGCAGATATGCGTATGTTGTTAGAGCAGCAACTCTGGCAAATGTCAGATAACCGCCAACAACTAACAACGGTTTACGCCCCGCAACAAGTGACATTGCCCAACCATTTTACTGTAGTGACAAAACATTTAAGCAAGTTAGGTTTGAGTGAAGAATTAGTGGATGAACTGGTAGCAGGAATTGGACATCAATTAAGGGCAAACCAAGCGTGGCGAGAATGTGTGGGCTTGTTATCTAAGCGTTTGCCGATCTGTCAACAAAGTATTCTGGATCGCCCTGGTATCTACGCTTTTTTAGGGCAGACTGGTGTCGGCAAGACCACTACTATTGCTAAGCTTGCGGCACAATATGTGTTGCGTCACGGTGCGGGCAAAGTGGCTCTTGTTACTACCGATACTTATCGAGTGGGCGCATTTGACCAACTACGTACTATGGGAAAGATTCTTAATGTTCCTGTTAAAGTCGTGGATTCGGAAAATAGCTTACTCTCGGTATTAGCATCTTTACGGCAGTTCCCACTCATACTGATTGATACAGCAGGTTTTCGTCTAGGTGATCCACTTTTAAAATCTCAACTTGCACAATTAGAATCAAGCCCGAGTATCCATCGTGTATTAGTTGTGTCATGTAACAGTCAAACTGCCACCATGAAAGCATCACTTCATGCTCATAAAGGTTCCCGTGGCTTATACGCCTGTGTGTTAACAAAACTTGATGAGTCGGCAAGTATCGGTGAAGCATTAAGTGTTGTTATTAAAGAGAATCTTCCCATTGCTTACACTACCGATGGACAGAATATTCCAAAAGATATTACGCAAGCTAGCGCCCATGGGTTAGTGGCAAAGGCAATTAAAGTTGTTAAAACCCAGGCATTATCTGGCGAACATTCTGCTTGACCTTATCCATACAGAGGAAAGCTATAAAGACGAGGGAGAAAAAGTGGCGAGTTTTGCTAAAATTAAGAAATCAGTTTGCGTTTTTTTTGTTGTGTGGGGCGCCATACCCAAACGATGAAACTGCATCAGCATTATCTAAATATATTTTATTATAAACATTAAAAGATAAAAATTATCAAGATCTAAAAAAGTGATTTTAATAGTTGAAAATACATTTTTTATAAAATGATAGTTTAAATAGTTATAGAAAATACATTCTATTGTGAGCCGTATATGACATTACATCACCCAATCAAAGTTATCGCTGTTACTGGTGGTAAAGGTGGCGTTGGTAAAACTAATTTATCTGTTAATTTAAGTATTGCTTTGGCGCAATTACGTCGTCGTGTCGTGCTTATGGATGCTGACTTGGGTTTAGCTAATGTCGATGTCTTACTCGGTTTACAAGCTCAACATACGATTGCTGATGTGTTAGATGGTAGCCATAGTTTACGAGATGTTATGATCAATGGCCCTGGAGGCATAAAAGTAGTGCCTGCATCGTCGGGTATTCAGCAAATGGCGAGTTTAACTCCTCAGGAGCATGCTGCGCTAATCCATGCTTTCAGCGAACTCAGTGATCAGTTAGATGCTCTGATTATCGATACTGCCGCTGGTATATCCGATACCGTAGTAAGTTTTGTTAGTGCCGCGCAGGAGGTGATCGTCGTTGTCTGTGACGAGCCCTCATCGATTACAGACGCATATGCATTAATAAAATTGCTCAATGCTGAATACGATATCTTTCGCTTTCGTGTCGTTGCTAATATGACGCGCAGTAATCAGGAAGGTATAAACCTATTTTCTAAACTGAATACCGTTTGTGAGCGTTTTATCGATGCTTCTTTGCAGTACATGGGCAATATTCCCTTTGATGAAAATGTCCGCAAGGCTATTCAGAAACGTCAGCCTATCATTCAGTTTGCGCCCCGCAGTAAGGCGGCAAGTGCAATTAAAACCCTTGCCCAAAAAGTTGATGACTGGCCAGTGCAAACGCTGCCTCGTGGGCACTTAGAGTTCTTTATTGAGCGGCTTTTACAAACTTCGAATGCTAGCGGCATGTAGTTGAGGCGTATTAATGACAGGGTATACAGCTGAAAACTTAATGGTATACGAGCAGACCAAAAGCAGGTCGTCGAATATCCAGGTTGAGGAGTATGCGCCACTGGTAAAACGTATTGCCCACCACATGATGGCTCGAATGCCTTCGTCGGTACAAGTGGATGATTTAATACAAGCTGGAATGATTGGCTTAATTGAAGCGTCACAGAAGTATGATGGTAGTAAGGGCGCCAGTTTTGAGACCTACGCAGGTATTCGTATTCGCGGTGCGATTGTGGATGAGATGAGGCGAGGGGACTGGGCGCCGCGCTCTGTGCATCGTAACAGTCGACGCGTTGCAGACGCCATTAATTCAATTGAAAAGCGAACGGGACGTGATGCTAGTGATACTGAAATTGCCGAAGAAATGCATGTCTCTTTAGACGAGTACTATGAAATAGCCAAAGATAGCGTGTCTACGCGTTTGTTTAGCTTTGACGAAGCCTATGAAGAGGATGAAAGTAAAATCCTGCACTCTGACAATGAAGCCCTTGACGGTCCCTCAGAAAAGGTTCATCAGCGAGCTATGCGAGAAGCGCTAGTGATGGCGATAGATGGGCTGCCCGAGCGAGAAAAGCTGGTATTGTCTTTATACTACGAACAAGAGCTAAATTTGAAAGAAATAGGCATGGTGCTTGAAGTTTCAGAATCTCGTATTAGTCAGATACACAGCCAAGCTGCGGCTCGTCTACGGGCGAGACTAAAAGACTGGATATCATAGCATCATCACACATCAGCATATCTCCCTTCAAGGTATTTAACTGCATTAAAACCCTTTCCCAAAATTTTAAATATTACGCCAATGATGTGCAAACTTTTGGGGTAATAAGAAGTTGAGAGATGTTTATATAGGAACTAAAAGTCATTTCCAAATTAAAAAACTGGATGACTGGCTACAAGCAGCTAGACTTGATATGAGGAACAGCGTTGAACTGCAAATCAATGTCTGCTAAGCCGTTGGTTTTTTGTAAAGGGATCTGGCCTATACGAGCAGTCATTTATTGTAGAACTGTTCGACAAAATCCTGGTAGCAGAAATTTGGAGGTTGTGTTGGATAAAAATATGAAAATTCTCATTGTTGATGACTTTTCGACAATGCGTCGCATCATCAAAAACTTGTTGCGAGACCTTGGCTTTACTAATACTCAGGAAGCAGATGATGGCTCAACTGCTTTGCCTATGTTGCGGGGTGGAGATTTCGATTTTCTAGTCACCGACTGGAATATGCCTGGCATGACCGGGATAGAATTGCTCAAAGAGGTACGAGCTGACGGCAAGCTCGTGTCGTTGCCTGTGCTTATGGTAACAGCGGAAGCCAAACGTGACCAAATTATTGAGGCGGCACAAGCTGGGGTAAATGGGTATGTTGTGAAACCTTTTACTGCTCAGGTGTTGAAAGAGAAAATCGACAAGATTTTTGAACGAGTCGATGGTTAACAACTACTACATATAGGTTGCTTAATGGAAAACACTGAACCATTGCAAGATGATCAGCAGTTTGTAGCTAGTCTTCAAGATTGTGCAAATCAGCTGGTTGAAAAGCTACAAGCAGATAATTACGACGAGGCTTCGGAGCTGATTCACAACCTCGTTGAAGCACGTAACAGCCATATTTTTCGCTCAGTCGGACAGCTTACACGAGGCTTACACGACGCTATCGTAAACTTTCATGTCGACTCCGAACTTGATCAGCCATCGGGTTCAGGCAGCGATGTTGAAATTAGCGATGCATCTGACCGCTTACAGTACGTGATGAACTTAACTCAAGATGCTGCCGATAAAACCATGGATAAGGTAGAAGCTGCTGCTCCTATTGCAATGAACCTAGGTGAGGAGTCGGCAAAATTAAAAGAAGAGTGGAAGCGTTTAAAGCGTCGCGAAATAGATAAAGATGAATTTAAGGTATTGTACGACCGCATCGATGGATTTCTAGATAAGATGGGAGATGGTACCGAAGAACTTAATAAACATTTACAAGACATTATTCTTGAGCAAGGCTTTCAGGATTTGACAGGTCAGGTATTGAAAAAAGTTATTGGCCTGGTAAGTGATGTTGAAAAAGAGCTTGTTAACCTGATGAGAATTGCATGCCAGGTAGAAGAAGTGACGGGCCTTGCTGATAACGAAAAGCTAGAGCCAGAAAATGTGCACAGTCGAGCTGCTGGCGAGGGGGTTGGGCCGCAAATTCATGCGGATAAGTTGTCGGACGTTGCGTCCAGCCAAGATGAAGTTGATGATTTGCTTTCTAGTTTAGGGTTTTGAGGAGCGCTGAATGAGTTTTGGCGATGATGAAGAGATCCTTCAAGACTTCTTAGTTGAAGCGGGGGAAATAATCGAGTTGCTTTCCGAGCAACTTGTCGATCTTGAACAACGACCAGATGATATCGATCTACTTAACGCAATATTTCGCGGGTTTCACACAGTTAAAGGTGGTGCAGGATTTTTGCAGTTGAACGCGATGGTAGACTGTTGTCATATCACAGAAAACCTATTCGATATTTTACGCAATGGCAAACGGGCGGTAACACCAGAATTAATGGATGTGGTGTTACAAGCGCTGGATACGGTAACGAACCAATTCTCACAGATTACCAATCGTGAAGAACCTTCACCAGCAGACCCGGCATTGATTAAGCAGTTAGAGCGTCTAGTATCCTTAGAAGATCTCAATGGTGATGACGGTGGCGGTGACGAGGAATCTGCGCCACCTGCTCCTGAGGCAGGCTCGCAAGCAGAGCCTGCTAGTGATGATAAAATTAATATCACTGATGATGAATTCGAAGAATATCTCGATGCTATCGATGAAAAAGAAGGAGCAAATGCGCAAGCCAGCTCGCAAACGGCCGATTCTGATAACGACGATATTTCAGAAGATGAGTTCGAGGCTCTACTCGATAAATTACACGGCAGTGGCAGCCCAGGTGCCTCTCAAGCGGATAAACCTGCTACCTCATCATCTGCTGATGGTAATAAAGATATTACTGAAGATGAATTTGAAGATTTACTTGATAAGTTACATGGCAGCGGTAAAGCGCCTTCTGCACCCTCTGCGAGTGAAACTGAAAGT
Protein-coding regions in this window:
- the flhA gene encoding flagellar biosynthesis protein FlhA, whose product is MAEPFFQHLKSLPASMSADNAWQNVKGLSRGNLSVPILLLMLLGMMMLPLPPFMLDAFFSFNIALSIVVLLVAVYALRPLDFAVFPTILLIATLLRLALNVASTRVVLLRGHEGGDAAGKVIQAFGEVVIGGNYAVGLVVFIILIIINFVVVTKGAGRISEVSARFTLDAMPGKQMAIDADLNAGIIDQDEARTRRADVAAEADFYGAMDGASKFVRGDSIAGILILIINIVGGLAVGMAQHDLEFADATQKYVLLTIGDGLVAQIPSLLLSVAAAIMVTRVNSSEDMNRQVLSQMFESPKALAVAAAILFLMGIIPGMPHIPFLGLAIICAFLAYYIHYRKQVEVVEEGGFVGKKIGGEPHAKDIGGNVSPAPALENHASPAPAEQSEVSWNDVQPVDIIGLEVGYRLIPLVDKSQNGELLGRIKGVRKKLSQDLGFLIPAVHIRDNLDLLPSAYGITLMGVMVGEGEVFPDKFLAINPGQVFGKLDGVKTVDPAFGLEAVWIDESKKDQAQTLGYTVVDPSTVVATHLNQIIQAHTHELLGHEEVQKWLDLLAEKSPKLVEELIPNTIGINQLLKTLQSLLKEQVPIRDMRTIAEALAANASKNSDINTLTAIARAALSRQIVQNIVGQENNLPVITLDSALEQLLLQSVQQAQKAGAGENAFIEPQLAERLNNALVNAAKQQEIKGKVIVLLVSAPIRHLLYQFVQFNIRDMHVLAYNEVPDNKQITIEASVGDEVLNTKPSR
- the flhF gene encoding flagellar biosynthesis protein FlhF, encoding MKTDNTNKLVKRFVAPTMTRALELVQQELGPEAVILSSKRLSKGVEIVTSLEPDLPTRGIESRRQFGQKFDADVDTAFSSDEAWQEQAGIEKAAAFYGGTTEHNAEQFSSKSPEQLAKEIEIAREKMFAAKRKAQQQAQQQVDINQNLHAQSATKPTLSFEPLTNSTASVNGRESFSETLSTVTQEEKQQLESLKNDIADMRMLLEQQLWQMSDNRQQLTTVYAPQQVTLPNHFTVVTKHLSKLGLSEELVDELVAGIGHQLRANQAWRECVGLLSKRLPICQQSILDRPGIYAFLGQTGVGKTTTIAKLAAQYVLRHGAGKVALVTTDTYRVGAFDQLRTMGKILNVPVKVVDSENSLLSVLASLRQFPLILIDTAGFRLGDPLLKSQLAQLESSPSIHRVLVVSCNSQTATMKASLHAHKGSRGLYACVLTKLDESASIGEALSVVIKENLPIAYTTDGQNIPKDITQASAHGLVAKAIKVVKTQALSGEHSA
- a CDS encoding MinD/ParA family ATP-binding protein, whose protein sequence is MTLHHPIKVIAVTGGKGGVGKTNLSVNLSIALAQLRRRVVLMDADLGLANVDVLLGLQAQHTIADVLDGSHSLRDVMINGPGGIKVVPASSGIQQMASLTPQEHAALIHAFSELSDQLDALIIDTAAGISDTVVSFVSAAQEVIVVVCDEPSSITDAYALIKLLNAEYDIFRFRVVANMTRSNQEGINLFSKLNTVCERFIDASLQYMGNIPFDENVRKAIQKRQPIIQFAPRSKAASAIKTLAQKVDDWPVQTLPRGHLEFFIERLLQTSNASGM
- a CDS encoding RNA polymerase sigma factor FliA, whose translation is MVYEQTKSRSSNIQVEEYAPLVKRIAHHMMARMPSSVQVDDLIQAGMIGLIEASQKYDGSKGASFETYAGIRIRGAIVDEMRRGDWAPRSVHRNSRRVADAINSIEKRTGRDASDTEIAEEMHVSLDEYYEIAKDSVSTRLFSFDEAYEEDESKILHSDNEALDGPSEKVHQRAMREALVMAIDGLPEREKLVLSLYYEQELNLKEIGMVLEVSESRISQIHSQAAARLRARLKDWIS
- the cheY gene encoding chemotaxis response regulator CheY — its product is MDKNMKILIVDDFSTMRRIIKNLLRDLGFTNTQEADDGSTALPMLRGGDFDFLVTDWNMPGMTGIELLKEVRADGKLVSLPVLMVTAEAKRDQIIEAAQAGVNGYVVKPFTAQVLKEKIDKIFERVDG
- a CDS encoding protein phosphatase CheZ — encoded protein: MENTEPLQDDQQFVASLQDCANQLVEKLQADNYDEASELIHNLVEARNSHIFRSVGQLTRGLHDAIVNFHVDSELDQPSGSGSDVEISDASDRLQYVMNLTQDAADKTMDKVEAAAPIAMNLGEESAKLKEEWKRLKRREIDKDEFKVLYDRIDGFLDKMGDGTEELNKHLQDIILEQGFQDLTGQVLKKVIGLVSDVEKELVNLMRIACQVEEVTGLADNEKLEPENVHSRAAGEGVGPQIHADKLSDVASSQDEVDDLLSSLGF